From the genome of Marinobacter antarcticus, one region includes:
- a CDS encoding phosphonate ABC transporter ATP-binding protein has product MSGFDLSGLTASFSGKRVIGPLSLHVNPGDKIALVGKSGAGKSTLIRLIHERVNRNSSLIPQDLGLVNALSVFHNVFMGQLDRHSTWYNTVTLARPFSKDRAEVHTLLQSLGMTEKLWTPAASLSGGQRQRVAIARALYRNAPVLLADEPVSALDGPMANSVMTYLRDRFSTSIIALHDVELALNYCTRIVGIYDGQIALDQPSENLAASDIMSLY; this is encoded by the coding sequence ATGTCAGGCTTCGATCTTTCTGGCCTTACGGCTTCATTCAGCGGCAAGCGGGTCATCGGTCCGCTGTCGCTGCATGTTAACCCGGGCGACAAAATTGCACTCGTGGGTAAAAGCGGTGCTGGTAAATCCACTCTTATTCGGCTGATTCACGAACGTGTTAACCGTAACTCTTCCTTGATTCCTCAGGACTTGGGCCTGGTGAATGCACTTTCAGTGTTCCACAACGTGTTTATGGGGCAGCTGGATAGGCACTCGACCTGGTATAACACGGTAACGCTCGCCCGGCCGTTCTCGAAAGACCGTGCTGAGGTACACACGCTGTTGCAGTCACTTGGTATGACAGAAAAACTCTGGACGCCTGCAGCCTCTCTTTCCGGCGGGCAACGCCAGCGTGTCGCCATTGCGCGGGCGCTCTACCGAAACGCCCCTGTGCTGCTGGCAGACGAGCCGGTTTCGGCGCTCGATGGCCCCATGGCTAACTCGGTAATGACGTATCTCCGCGATCGCTTTTCAACCAGCATTATTGCGCTGCACGATGTGGAGCTGGCTCTGAATTACTGCACCAGGATCGTTGGCATTTATGACGGACAGATCGCCTTGGACCAGCCTAGCGAGAATCTTGCAGCCTCAGACATCATGTCTCTTTACTAG